The segment GAGGCGCCCGAGGCCGAGGGGCCGGTCACCCTCGGCCAGGACAACATGCTCCGCTGCCTGCGCAACGAGCAGCCCTCGCGGGAGAAGAACGAACCCTCCTCGCTGAACAAGCAGGTGACCTGGATCATCCCCGAGACCGCCGACACGGCCCGCTGCCTCGACGCCCTGCGCACCCTCGCCGAACGGCACGCCGCCCTGCGCACGGTCTTCCCCGGAGCCGGCGGCGCCGACCTGCCCAAGGTCCAGCGGCAGCGCCAGGAAGGCGAGTTCACCGTCCAGCTGATCGCCCTCGGCCCGGACGAGGACGCCACCGCCCGCTCCGAGGCGTTCGGCTGGGACGAGCGCTGCCACCCGTTCGACCTCGCCGCCGACTTCCCGCTCCGCCTCGGCCTGATCACCCGCGACGACCGCCCGGTCGCACTCGGCGTGGTCGTCAGCCACGCCCAACTCGACGGCGTGGCAACCGGGTTGCTCTTCAAGGACTGGATGGTCCTGACCTCCGGCGGCGAACTCCCCCCGCCGGCCGGCCCCACCCCGATCGAGGTCGCCACCCAGGAGCGCTCCGCGAGCGGACAGCGCCGCGGCCGCGCCGCCCTCCGCCACTGGCAGCGCATCCTGGACGAGGAGCCCTCCGCCGTCTTCGCCGACGACCGGGTCCACTCCGCCGACAACCTGCTGCACACCCTCGCCATCCGCACCCCGGCCGGCGCCGCCGCCCTGGACCGTGCCGTCCAGCGCACCGGAAGCTCCAAGTCCGCCGTCCTGACCGCCTGTTACGCCGCCCTCGCGGCCCACCGGGCCGCCCGCTCCACCGTGGTGATGGCCGCGCTCTCCGCCAACCGCCACCGCTCCGTCCTCGCCGAACACATCGGCACCCTCGCCCAGGACGCCCTGCTCGTCCTGGACACCGACTGCCCCGACCTCGACACCCTGATCGGCCGCACCCAGGCCCAGGCCCTCTCCGGCTACTGGCACGCCACCTTCGAGACCGAACGGCTCTGGAAGATCCTCGACGACTCCTCGCTCGGCCGCGGCGCCCGCTTCGTCCGGGACGTCGTGCTCAACGACGTCAG is part of the Kitasatospora setae KM-6054 genome and harbors:
- a CDS encoding condensation domain-containing protein; this translates as MSGVRTIVLGFRSEAPEAEGPVTLGQDNMLRCLRNEQPSREKNEPSSLNKQVTWIIPETADTARCLDALRTLAERHAALRTVFPGAGGADLPKVQRQRQEGEFTVQLIALGPDEDATARSEAFGWDERCHPFDLAADFPLRLGLITRDDRPVALGVVVSHAQLDGVATGLLFKDWMVLTSGGELPPPAGPTPIEVATQERSASGQRRGRAALRHWQRILDEEPSAVFADDRVHSADNLLHTLAIRTPAGAAALDRAVQRTGSSKSAVLTACYAALAAHRAARSTVVMAALSANRHRSVLAEHIGTLAQDALLVLDTDCPDLDTLIGRTQAQALSGYWHATFETERLWKILDDSSLGRGARFVRDVVLNDVSGTVPEEIAALRPDPAADPELSWYPTEPLPTRLMINIWRTSGCLEISLHAHPDVLDREETEHFARALLRLIDLAGQRNVTLGPDGELAALSNLPVGRREKGRWQRVGSNWVDLDAVADRLRTVLAVKDVEVSWQNEELTAEIGAGCPLTPTEAHTAVVDALSWRDTVMAPQRYLLPNGTGTGRE